The sequence GAAATAACCAAATCCGAATTGTCATTCGAGGATTGTACTCAATCAAAAGAAGAAAAAAGAAGAAGAATTACTAATGATGATAACCTCGAAAGCCTTCAAGCTTATTTTAAGGAGATATCAAATGAGCCTCTATTAAAGCCAAAAGAAGAAAAAAAATTATCTGCGATGATGAAAAAATGTGATGAGATGATTGCGAAAATAAATACTGCGATTACAGACATATTAATTCAAAAGGATCAAATTAAACCCAAAGATGATATAGATAATATCGTAAAAGAAAAAATCTTATTAAGTAACGTTAGATGTTTAGAAAATTTGTCGAAATCCTATGCTGAATTAGCAAAGATTTTGAAGAGCCGCTTTATTAACGCTAACCTCCGATTGGTACTTAGCATCGTAAAAAAATACTTAGGTAGAGGGCTGCCATATTCTGATCTTATTCAAGAGGGCAATTTAGGATTAATGAAGGCAGTAGAAAAATTTGATCATAAAAATGATTATAAGTTTTCTACTTATGCTACATGGTGGATAAATCAATCAATATCTAGGGGAGTTAAGATTCAGAGGAGTGTACTCCAAAAACCAGTCTATCTTTTAGAACAAGCAAATAAGGTATTTCGAACAAGATCGATTCTTGATATGGAGTTGAGAAGATCACCAACTCCAGAGGAAATCGCAGAGAGGTCGGGGAATAAGGTCCAGAATGTAAAAAGAATTTTAGAATCATACAAACTCGCTCTTAGTATTGACTCACCCCTAGATGATACCGGATATACATTATTAGAGCTCATTGAGGATACTGTTTTCCCTTTACCAGATTATTCAATATACAAAACAGAGCTTAGAGTAAAGATATTGGAATCCCTTTCAGTGCTCTCTCCGAGAGAGCGGGAAATAATAAAGATGCGGTTCGGATTAGTCGAAGAGAATACCTATACCCTCGAGGAAATAGCTAAAAGGTTTCATGTTACACGTGAAAGGATAAGGCAAATAGAGGAAAGTGCGCTAAAAAAAATATCTGTTTCAAAATTCGGTAATACACTGAGGCATTATTTGTAAGCATAGAAAAAAGTAAACAGGACTTACCACGTGGGTATTAATAGTATGTTGATATATTCTTTAAATAAGGAATCATTAAAATGTGAGAAAATGAACAGTTTTCATTGTTTAATAATTTACCGTTAAACGAATCCATAACCTTCAATGATACCAAATCTTTTCATAACTGTCCTTTATCATTGTAGTTTATTTACTGTCTAGTATATTGGCATACTTGTTGCAACTATATACATACAAAAATCTATTATAGGGAGGTGAAAAAGATGAGAAAGTTATTATCGTTTTTTCTGGCCGGGTTTTTTCTCGTTACTGTTTTGTGTACCGGTATGGTTCTAAATGCTAGTGCCGCAGTTCCTTCGAACAACATGATCGGAACAGTTACTCTGGTAGGAGATAACATGATGAAAATATTGGATGATAGTACTGGTCTCGAATTTGATTATAGCATCTCTGATTCACAAGAAGATAACCTTATCACTGGCTACACGGTAGAGCTTGAAACCAATGACGGAAGGGTTATTTCTTACACGGTGCTAGGCATTCCAGAGAATGTTGAACAGATCGTCTATGCAACTCGTGGTCTTCAGGAGTTTTAGATGTGAGTATAAACCCTTAAGCAGGGACTAAAAAAGAGTTAGGTCGCAGGGTTTTTAGATCTTTGTCTTTGAAAAGGACACTGAAGGGCTCTGCGACTTAGCTTATTATTTAAATCGTATGATTGATTATGTATCAATAATGTATCAATAGGTGAGCATCGAAAATAGTAAGAATTCGTAAAACGGTCGTCATCACGAATACTCTTAAATACTTTAAATGTAGTATATTTAGACTTAACCAATTCTATTGTTTTTAATCTTTATATCCTACCGGAAAGTTTTCTATAAGATCATCTGCTTTTGAATAGTTCCGTATGACCTATCCGTGATTTTATGATTGCTTTCCATTTTGCCATTTTTGCTAATGAGGGTTGGTATGGTAGTATAACAGCCTATGTTGCAAGTGCTTACAGGTACTATAAAAGGTAGGAAATTAAAGGTTCCAAAAGGCAGAGCGATCCGTCCAACTACTAGTAGGATCAAAAAGTCGATCTTTGACACGCTTGGCGATCTTTACGGGTTAAGTGTGCTCGATATTTTTGCAGGATCCGGAGGTCTTGGAATTGAATCATTGAGCAGGGGCGCATCCCATGTAACTTTCATAGAAAAAGACCCTAACGTTTTTAAATTACTCAGGGATAATGTCGGTTCATGTGGATTTTTAGACAAAGCCGATCTAATCTGTGATGATTATGAGCGTGCGACTAAGAGACTTGAAAAAGAGGGAAGTAAATTTGATATCGTTTTTATTGACCCACCCTATAGGTTATATGAGAAGAAGGAAATTTTGGAATTCATCAATCTTGTGACCAAGTGTGTCGATTATGGATCGATCATCATAATTGAACATGAGCAAAATTTGACCGATGAAGCCAATGGTTATTCTCGGATTACTAGATCATTTGGTGGTACAAAGGTTAGTTATTTTAGAAGGATCAGCTGATGGATAGGTATGCAATATATCCCGGTTCATTTGACCCATTTACATATGGTCACTTAAATATCATTGACCGCGGTGTAAAGATCTTTGAAAATGTTGTAGTTGCTGTCGCTCATAACGTATCCAAGAAAACGATCTTTACGCTGCAAGAAAGGGTTGAGATCCTTAAGGAAATATTTAAGAGTCGACCTGAAGTTAAGGTAGATTTCTTTGAAGGATTACTTGTCGATTACGCAAGAAAATTAGGCACAAACATTGTGCTTCGAGGAATGAGAACGGTTTCCGATTTTGAATCAGAGCTACAGATGGCTCTGGCGAATAAGACTTTATATAATGAACTTGAGACCGTTTTCATGGTTACGGACAGCGCATATTCACATATCAGTTCATCATTAATTAAGGAGATTATTACCTTAAATGGCTCAGTTAAAGAAATGGTTCCATATATAGTTGAAACCAAGATGAGAGAAAAGCTGCTACAAAGTCAGGAGCGATAATACGGATGAAACTTGCTTCAAGAGCTCAAAGGTTAAAACCTTCCGCAACCCTATTGATAACCGCAAAAGCGAAGGCGCTCAAAGCAGATGGCATTGATGTTGTTGGATTCGGTGCCGGTGAACCGGATTTTGACACGCCTATGAATATCAAAGATGAAGCAAAAAAGGCTATAAATAATGGATTTACGAAGTATACTGCCGTAGGTGGCACTGACGAGCTGAAGTATGCGATAATCTATAGATTGAAAGAAGATTATGGCCTTACTTATGATAAGTCTCAAATAATGGTTTCCTGCGGTGCCAAACATACGCTTTACAACTTAACACAGGTCATCATAGATGAGGGAGATGAGGTAATAATACCTTCTCCATACTGGGTATCTTATCCCGAGCAGGTTACATTGGCCGGTGGAACACCAGTGATTATTGAGACCCGTGAGGAAGAGGGTTTCAAGATAGATCCTGATGAACTAAAGAAAAAGATAACATCCAGAACCAAGGCATTTATCTTAAACTACCCATCAAATCCCACCGGTGCCACATACAATGAGGAAGACCTTCGAGAGATTGCAGGAATTGCTTTGGACGCTGGCCTGATAATAATTTCAGATGAGATATACGACAAGATTATTTACGATGGTTTGACTCACACACCGATTGCAACAATTGGTGAAGATGTTAAAGAATCTACTATCCTCGTGAATGGTGTTTCGAAGTCTTATTCTATGACGGGATGGCGTATAGGATATTCAGCGGGCGATAAGGATGTCTCGAGCGCGATGAGCAAGCTGCAAGGACAATCTACGTCAAACCCCACTTCCATTTCTCAAATAGCGGCGATAGAGGCTTTTAAAGGCCCTCAGGATGAAGTTGCAAAAATGGTAAAGGAGTTTGAGATAAGAAAGAACTATATAGCCAAGAGGTTAAATGATATTCCGGGTATGAAATGTTTTCATCCGCAGGGGGCATTTTATGTGTTTCCAAATGTCTCTAATTTCTATGGCAAGAGCTACAATGGTAAGGGAATAAGGAATTCTGTAGATTTTTCCGAATACCTACTCGATGTGGCAAAGGTGGCAGTGGTGCCAGGGATTGAATTTGGTTCTGACAAACACGTGAGAATATCGTATGCCGCTTCAATGGAAGAGATAATAAAGGGCGTGGGAAGAATTGAAGAAGCCTTAGAAAAACTTAGATAGCTAGAATGTTACCGGATATTATTTTTCGTCTATAAATATCTTATTGTAATACCATAGATTCTCAACCCATAGTTGTTATATCAATTTACGAAAATGATAAAAATCGGCATTTCCATTTCATTAAGTGGTAGATATTCGATTCAGGGTAAGGAGAGCTTTGACGGGCTTCGTCTCTGGATAAAGGACGTAAATGGTTCAGGCGGCATTTTCGTTAAGGATTACAATGAAAAAATTCCGTTAGAGCTTTTCCATTACGACGATGAGAGTTCTGTAGATAAATGCAAGAAGAATGTAGAAAAGCTGATTCTTAATGATAGGGTGGATTTATTGATTGGGCCCTATTCCAGCGGGCTCACCCTGGCTGTTGCGCCTTTGGTCGGAGAATTGAAAAAGACGATTTGGAATCACGGAGGGTCATCAGACGATATAACGAATCAAGGCCTTAAAAACATTGTTAGTGCTATTACTCCAGCCAGTGAGTACTTTAAGGGAATCATTGAAATGGTAAGAAAAATTGATGGCTCTGCACGAAGGATTGCCATATTTAAGGCAGAAGATAGCGGTTTCTCAGCCAATGTGGCAGATGGAGTAGTAGGATATGGTAAGGAAAAAGGGTTTGAGGTGGCAGAATATAAATATTTGTCCGGTACAAATGATTTTACCTCCCTTCTTCGACTAGCAGAAGAAAATGAGCCTGATTTAATTCTCGGTGCTGGACGAATGGAAGATGACTTACTCCTAGCCAAACAGATATTAAGGGATAAAAGCAAGGCAAAGGCGATTGGACTTGTTGTTGCAGGTATAAAAATATTTTATGAAACGTTTGGAAAGAAGGCTCAAGGTTTTCTTTCATCGAGTCAGTGGGAACGGGGCATGGGCATAAAACCGGAATTTGGTCCAACGCCGGACGGGTTTTTTAACATTTTTAAAGATGAATACGGAAAGGAACCAGATTATGTTGCTGCACAAGGATTTAATATTGGTTTAATTATTCAAAGATGTATTGAGGGGGCAGGAACGCTCGACGGCGATGCTCTTAGGGAA comes from Thermodesulfobacteriota bacterium and encodes:
- a CDS encoding RNA polymerase sigma factor RpoD/SigA → EITKSELSFEDCTQSKEEKRRRITNDDNLESLQAYFKEISNEPLLKPKEEKKLSAMMKKCDEMIAKINTAITDILIQKDQIKPKDDIDNIVKEKILLSNVRCLENLSKSYAELAKILKSRFINANLRLVLSIVKKYLGRGLPYSDLIQEGNLGLMKAVEKFDHKNDYKFSTYATWWINQSISRGVKIQRSVLQKPVYLLEQANKVFRTRSILDMELRRSPTPEEIAERSGNKVQNVKRILESYKLALSIDSPLDDTGYTLLELIEDTVFPLPDYSIYKTELRVKILESLSVLSPREREIIKMRFGLVEENTYTLEEIAKRFHVTRERIRQIEESALKKISVSKFGNTLRHYL
- the rsmD gene encoding 16S rRNA (guanine(966)-N(2))-methyltransferase RsmD, producing the protein MLQVLTGTIKGRKLKVPKGRAIRPTTSRIKKSIFDTLGDLYGLSVLDIFAGSGGLGIESLSRGASHVTFIEKDPNVFKLLRDNVGSCGFLDKADLICDDYERATKRLEKEGSKFDIVFIDPPYRLYEKKEILEFINLVTKCVDYGSIIIIEHEQNLTDEANGYSRITRSFGGTKVSYFRRIS
- the coaD gene encoding pantetheine-phosphate adenylyltransferase → MMDRYAIYPGSFDPFTYGHLNIIDRGVKIFENVVVAVAHNVSKKTIFTLQERVEILKEIFKSRPEVKVDFFEGLLVDYARKLGTNIVLRGMRTVSDFESELQMALANKTLYNELETVFMVTDSAYSHISSSLIKEIITLNGSVKEMVPYIVETKMREKLLQSQER
- a CDS encoding pyridoxal phosphate-dependent aminotransferase produces the protein MKLASRAQRLKPSATLLITAKAKALKADGIDVVGFGAGEPDFDTPMNIKDEAKKAINNGFTKYTAVGGTDELKYAIIYRLKEDYGLTYDKSQIMVSCGAKHTLYNLTQVIIDEGDEVIIPSPYWVSYPEQVTLAGGTPVIIETREEEGFKIDPDELKKKITSRTKAFILNYPSNPTGATYNEEDLREIAGIALDAGLIIISDEIYDKIIYDGLTHTPIATIGEDVKESTILVNGVSKSYSMTGWRIGYSAGDKDVSSAMSKLQGQSTSNPTSISQIAAIEAFKGPQDEVAKMVKEFEIRKNYIAKRLNDIPGMKCFHPQGAFYVFPNVSNFYGKSYNGKGIRNSVDFSEYLLDVAKVAVVPGIEFGSDKHVRISYAASMEEIIKGVGRIEEALEKLR
- a CDS encoding amino acid ABC transporter substrate-binding protein encodes the protein MIKIGISISLSGRYSIQGKESFDGLRLWIKDVNGSGGIFVKDYNEKIPLELFHYDDESSVDKCKKNVEKLILNDRVDLLIGPYSSGLTLAVAPLVGELKKTIWNHGGSSDDITNQGLKNIVSAITPASEYFKGIIEMVRKIDGSARRIAIFKAEDSGFSANVADGVVGYGKEKGFEVAEYKYLSGTNDFTSLLRLAEENEPDLILGAGRMEDDLLLAKQILRDKSKAKAIGLVVAGIKIFYETFGKKAQGFLSSSQWERGMGIKPEFGPTPDGFFNIFKDEYGKEPDYVAAQGFNIGLIIQRCIEGAGTLDGDALREEANRSDFKTFYGHFRIDPVTGRQLGHRNVIIQWQGGEKYTVYPEEMAEAKLIYPGPWF